Part of the Miscanthus floridulus cultivar M001 unplaced genomic scaffold, ASM1932011v1 os_2097_1_2, whole genome shotgun sequence genome, TCATCTTGTGCGGTTCATTAAGATTACTAAAATTATCAATGCTGTGAATAGATAGTATGTTGAGATGATGCATCATACCTTTGCTTTTACAGAAGAGGAAGTTGTTGCATCGTTATTTGTGCCTCTTTGAACCAATTTTATCTTGCTTCTTTTGACTCGAACCTTTATCTTTCCATATTGAACCATACAGCTCTCATCTTCTCCAAAAGTTTCGACAACAGTAGCCATCATTCCTCCTCCCAGCCCTTGAATATACACTTTGTCTCCAATTTGTGGGACAAACGAGCTCTGGTTTTCATCGTCATCGAAAGTTATTTCACTTGGCTGATGAGCAGCAACCACGGAAGCAGTGGCAGCTTCTGCTTTCCTCAATAGCGAATTGTATTGTTCAAGTTTTGAATTCTTTAGCTGAGCTTCAAAGTTCTTGATTATGGTGTCCATCTGAGACTTTACAACCTTCAATTCTTGTTGTACCTTTTGGGTCTCTCTTGTTCTCAAAGCAGCTACTCGACTTTCAAGATCATCAGCTTCCAAGCGAATCTTCAAAGTGAAAATATACCAGGTTGGATTTAAAATGAGAGGAAGGTGAGAATCTATGTACATCACTGCTACAGAAATTTCAAAACATTATGAGTATAAGTACCTCATTGTACAGCCCCTCAACTTGTGAAAGAACAGATGCAGCTTTATTTGCTTGAGATTCCAAAAGTTTTTTTTCATCAAGGAGAGAATCATAAAGTAAACCTTGCCGCTCCTTTTGCTTATCAGGCAATAGTTTCTCAACCCATTCTTGTGCACGATCAAGCACTTTTTGATCAAAACCAATTGACTTTGCAATACTAAGTGCATTAGAATTACCAGTACTGCCCCATAAGATTCGGTACGTTGGCTGTAGAGTTTCTACACAAAATTCCATTGCAGCATTGTCGAATCGGTTGTCAACTGACTGGAGCCGACTTAGATCAGCATAATGAGTTGTCACAATGGCCAAATTCACTTTACTCGCAAGATACTTCAAAATGCTGGTTGAAAGAGCTACACCTTCAGATGGATCAGTGCCGCTGCCAATCTCATCAATTAGAACTAGAGAGTCCTTTGATACGATTTCTACAATGCTGCGCAGACGTGATATGTGCCCACTGAATGTAGAGAGGCTGTGCTCCAGTGACTTCAATCCAAAAAATAGTTTTCATCAATAAGCTTATTGTCCTGCAAGTGATTAGAGAAATTCTCATCAAAGGACAGAGACTACCTGGTGATCGCCAATATCTGCAAGAACCTGATCGAACCAAGGAATCCTAGGACTTCCTTTGGCTGGGAAGAACATACCAGCTTTTGACATAAGTGAGGACAGCCCCAAGGTCTTCATAGTGGCAGTTTTGCCTCCAGTGTTAGGTCCAGAGATGACAACTATCCTTGCGTCCTTTTTTACCCACATGTCCAATGGAACAGGCATTTCAGGTGCTTCTGTAGTTGATTCTTCTGCCATAAGAGACTGTTCAAGTAGAAGAGGATGTCTAATGCCCTCAATATAAACTGAATAGTCAGTGCACTGATCCGATTGGCTAATGGTATAACTATCAGTGAAGGTTGGTTTGACACCATTTGTCCATCGGGCATACGACCCTCTAGCACAAGCAAGGTCCAATTCCAAAACCTTGTCCATCAAATTTCTGATCTTCAGTTTGGAGTCTGCGATCATTGAGGTAAGTAAGCTCAATATTGCCAGTTCCTCTGCTCTCTCGTCTCCTGAGAGTTTAACTTCCCTGTTGTTGAGCTCAACAGCATCCCGTGGCTCCATAAAGTACGTTGCACCAGAGCCACTGGAACTCAGAACGATTCCACCAGGCACCAAATGCTTGTGTGAAGCTTTCACACCAACACACATCCTAGAACGTCGCTTGGTGACCAGTGGACTATCAATCCCACCAGCCTGGAAAATCTTTGCAGCTGTATCTTTCAGCAGAGATTCTAACATTTCGATGTTCCTCCGCCTTTCTCGGCGGATTATTTCTAACTTTTTGCTTGCCCGATCCAGGACAAGAGAAAGGGTGGAATCAAGGCAAAACTCTATCCATTGAACAAGTTCAGTTAAGAAGTCACAGCCTTGCAGTATATCTACAAGAGAAGAGTACCTGCAGGAGAACAAATAGACATTCTTTTAATCTGAAAACAAGAACCAATAATATCCATAGACTCATGTAATGTGTAAGACACTGTGTGAACAGTAACATGGTAACCAGCATTACGATTTACAtccacaatacacatcaaaatgATCAAACAAAAATACTAGTACTGCCTGATGATAGCATGTTTCAATGCCATCCAATTCATCAGGACGCACCAAAGCAATTCCTCACCTTCCATCCGGCATATCATCGGCAAGCCTCCTCAACTGGTCGAACACCGCCTGCACGGCACGGATGCTGCGCCCAACTGCGCAAAGCTCCCTCACCGCAAGCGCCCGGCCCGCGGCCGCCGCAGCGACGAGCGCGGACACGTCCTCGACGCCGCCAAAATCGAGCGGCGTCGGaagcagcaccgccgccgccgtctggTCGAGCAGCCTCTCGCTCTCCTCCCGGCTCCGCCCGACGGGGACGCGCCCTCCCTCGCAGGCGGCGCGGCCGGCGGCAGTGGAGGCGAAGTGGACCAGCCGCCCGCACACGCCGCCCCATTCCAGCGCTGACTCCGTCTCCAGGCGTATCTGCCTCGCCTCCGGCGTCTCCGGTGAGGAGCGAGATGGTAGGTTGTAGGAGGAGGTTTCGGTGGCCGCCGCTGTGAGGCGTTGCGGCGGCTGACGACGTGGATTCTGCATGAAGCCGCGCGTGCGGTGGGAGGACCTAGACGAGAGGGTCACTGGGAGGAGAAGGGTAAGCTTACCTGTGGCAGCCATGGATGGAGGAAGCGGGTGTCTCTTCCGCTTCCGGTGACGGAGGGAGGTCCACACCGACGGACTGCTTCCCCCTTATCCTACTCGTTTGGGTACGGATAGGGATAGAGGCTTGAGCAAAACAGGCCCGCCGAGCTAAGCCCAGCCCACGACTCTTGTTGGGCCGGTCTTTGAATGAAAAGGTTAAATGTGAACCAAGAAGGATTTGGCAATGTCCGAAAcatttgatttatttatttgCATTATAAAGTTGGGATGTGCTGGCGCCTGGACCTCCCACGGGATAGGATTTCGTCATACGGCTGATTCTAGCACGCGCCTGCATAGTCTGTCTCCGCCCGCTAATTTGCCCTGCTTGCATGCGCATCGCGCCGCCGTCGCGTCCGAACGACTCGCTCGCAATCCGCCCCGTCCACCTCGATTCGACCCGCCCCTGTCTGGgcacatacacttgcaacatgtgtgaaaaatatatgtaacatccagatagaacacttacaacttgcaacatgaaaacacttgctgcaacggaagactggaacagatgaaacatttggaatatactgttgtaacatatgtgtgaaacatatgcaacatccagatcaaaacgcttgcaacatacgtctggaatagatgaaacattttgaacaaactcttgcacatatctctaaaacacttgcaacgtatgcaccatcccgatctacttttgcaacatccgtatgaaacaatATGTagtatgttcgtttggctgtggcttgtcgtaaacgatcgtaaatttccagctgaaatagtatttttctctcacacaaaccagccagcagtacttcttcacgaaccagcaacgatacgaaccagccaaccgaacaggctgatgcaacatacctctaaaacgtctgaaacacttgaaacatatatttgcaatataGGGGAGGGAGAGCACCTATGCCGGTCAATTCCAACCTACGGCGAGTGGCGGCGCGTAAGCACCACTAGCATCCAGCACCAGCGGCGAGCGCGAGCACCACCCACCACCAGCGCCAACAGCACCGAGCTTGGGTCGGCCAGGAAGGCGACACGCGCGACGGGGcgtgagcgagcggcggcagatgAGGCGCGCAGCAGCAACAAGGGGAGTGCGCGTCCGCATCTAGGACGGAGCAGTCGCTAGTATACCTGAGCAAATTGAGCCTGGCCCGACCCGGCCTGAGCCCGATAGGCTTTGGCCCGCCCACGGACCTTACTGGATAGGGCCAGGGCACATATCTCACTGCCCAGAAAATTTTTTCTTGGCCCGAGCCCGGCCTAAATACTATTTTAGCTATTTTTGTAGTGTAAAACGCGCGGTCGGCCCGCCCAAGCCTAGGCCTAGCCCGAAAACTATGCCCGACTTGCCCAATGGGACGGTCATGGGCGGGACTCTTTCAGCCCGAAGTAACCGTGCTTTTTTCGGCCCAGCCCGGCCCGGCCCGCAAAATGCTCAGGTCTAGCCGCAAGGCGCTGCAACAGAGGATTAGAAAGCGGAAGGGATAAGGATGAGTGATTTTTTAATAAACTCGTGGGCAGAGCAAGCGATAGGGTAAAAGCGCAAGCGAGGCGGTGGACCTACGGGAGCGTTCGACGATCTACTCATGTCGAATGTAAGACGCGTAGCACTATCGTGTAAAATTTTATTTTTGTAGCCAGAGCCCCAAGTCTATTTTGGCAAGGTGGTCAGAAAATTATGATACAAATGTTTTTTTTAAAGTCACGGGACTGGTCAGATCATCGTTGGCTGGTTTTTGTCTAGCAAATACTAAAAAAACATGTGGTTTGATTAGCAGGCATGGCCTGAGCCTGGTCCTGGATCACTTCATCTAACCGTCGTTGGCCGTAGTGCTCCAAACTGATGCTTAACAGCTTACGCCTTATTTAGTTCCACCTTAAATTTCCAAAAAGTGATACGAGCATttaatgtagacgaaaaaaaaactaattgtacagttttggtggaaaattgcgagacgaacgttttgagcctaattagtccatgattgaacactaattgccaaataaaaacgaaagtgctacagtagccccaaattccaacttcctaaaactaaacacgcgcttaagGTCTTTGGTTGGTCGTTTGACTCGTTTCCCTTGTTATGTGCCCAACTTAGCAGTCTTGTGATCTTATAGGTGGCCTTGGGTTTTAGGCTCAATTGCTCCTCGCAATCGAGCAACCTCTTGTAGGTGGCTTTGTGTTTTAGGCTCAATTGCTCCTCGCAATCAAGCAACCTTTGGCTGTGGCCGGGCACGAACATTTCTTCGTCCTCTTAGTGAAACGCATGCTCGCGAAAAAAAGTTTCATGGAGATAAAAGTATCTCGCTATATAAAGCAAAGTGTCGGAGTGAATCTTCCGAGTAAAGGCAACCAAAGCTTGAGGATGCAACCATCTACTCGTCTTCCCCATGAATAGTCACCTCTACACTACACCAAATGCCCATAACACCATGCCAACATAAGAAAGAGACGTGAAAATGGTCAAAGTGTATTCTTCCATATCAATAGAGAGAACCAATAGTCTAATTGGGGATCAAGGCAAAATGCACGCCAATACCTTTAGACTGCTACTATACAACAATGACAGTTCAATTATATACAAGAGCAACCTACAAATTGACATAGTGCATACGATTGTATACACTACGGATCAACAATGGCAGCTCTGGATCCACCTGAAACAAAAGAATAAACACTGAATATTACTGTCTTATCATGCTAGCTACTTCTGCATGCATAATTTCCTTATATGTGTGTAGTATATGTAGTGATaaaaggtatgatatttaattaAAAAGAAAGATATCCACCACTGTACCTGCATGTTACTTAGCGAGGATAGGAACACCACAAGCAACATTTGCATGCTTGTCTTCAGCAAACACAAGGTTTCCTCTCACAAAAGTTGACAGGACCTTACCAGAAAGTTGCTTTCCTAGATACGCCGAAATATTCTGCAAAAAGATAATGAAATTACTTGTTATTTGCCAAGTATCAGAGTATAGCATTTTAAATAGCTGAATTTTTATAGGGTCATTTGAGGAAGGAAGTAAACCTGATGTTTATGATATATAGCATGGTTGTCATCAAGTTGGAACTCAGTTTCGGGTTTCCATACTACTATGTCAGCATGGTATCCTGGTAGAATAGCTCCCTACATGATTCAGTACTAACACATGAGATGCATTTTTCATCTACAAGATATTTCTTGGAGAATACATGAAGAATGATAACTGAACATAATTCTTTGGTGTCTGACTTGAACGTATTGCATAATTTTAAGTACCTTGTTCTTTTGGCCTGCAAGCTTGGCTGGCTTTTCGCTCCACCATGAGGCTAGCTGATTTAGAGTAATGCCATACTTTCGCCCATATGACCATGTTACCGGGAGGACAAACTACAAATAGTTATGCCAAAATAATTTAATGCAAAAACATCGAATCCGCAAAACACCTTTCTTTTTAGAAGTTTAGCATCACACTTCCACTTCCATTATGAGGTATTGTTCTTTATTACAACTTAATTAAGATACCAAAAATGCTTCAATTGATAACTTTTGAAGTTAGTGATCTTGAACTAATTCGCATGATTTTGCAAATGGTTTTGTACACAAACTAACCTGCAATGATGATATGCCTCCCCATGCCCTTAAAAAGTTGCCTTCCTCCATTAGCTTGAGATCAGGAGTTGATGGTGAGTGGTCTGAACTTAGCATGTCTATGTGTCCATCCTAATATTAATTATGCCATAAACCAATAGTTAGCATATTAATAGAACACTTTATTAAGTGTTCACTTCAAAAATAGAAAGTGGCAAAAATAGCATTACAAGTAGAGCTTTCCAAAGATTCTCTCTGTTTGTGTCATCACGTATGGGAGGAGAACATTTAAAGCGAGTATCTCCATCTGGAACTTCTTCAGATGAAAATGCCAGGTAATGAGGGCATGTTTCTATTGATAAACTTGCACCACTGCGTTTAGCATCCTACAAGCAAAGGGAGTTGTAGTAAGTAAAACCAACCAAAAACACCTTTGATAAAAAAAAAGTAACTAGAGATAAACTGTCATATGTGTGAACTTGTCCGCAACAATAGTTGTACATATTAGGAGCAATGTCTAATTCTCATTAACAGTGAATCTTCCCTTCCATACGTTGATGGAGTTTCTTTTAGGACGTTAAAACTTAAAACCATAAATTTAGATAAGTCATGGAAAGTCGCACAACATTTTTCATATGATGTCATTCAACCTTCATAAGTTCCAAGGAAGTTTTTGCATCTGATAGATGAACAATGTGAATATGAGCTCCTTCGGACCGACCACCCGACTCCGTATCCTTCATTGCACGGTGTAGATCTCTGATAGCTGCTTCCTCCCTTGTTTTAAAGAGATTGCATAATTTATAAAGTGAGGTCACTTATGGTAAAACTTATCGTACACAATTTTAAGTTGTACGGAAATGCAATTGACACTGATCGGAAATACAATTGACACTGATCCTAGTACAGTTTAAATTGTACAAAACTCAGTTGACACTACAGCTCCTCACACCTATTGTTTATGCATGTTTTTCAAACAGTAAGTTTTGAGGTATGTACTCTAGGATCCCATAAAAATCAAGATATAGAAGCCCAGCACCTAAGATAGAGACTACCATTCAATTCCTTGCAGCATAAGGGCAAGAATTACCATGATGGTGGTCTAGACTTTAGATACGTCATATAGGATCGAGGATCTAGTTCATCCTCTTGCACATCATCATCCTCAGCCTCAGGTATACGTTCTGCATGGATAAGTAAAGGTCTCTTGTATTTTGCCAGTGTAACCAATCCTTCCTACAGTGTTAAACATTAAGGGAAACTCGTCAGAGATTCCATAAGAATCAATCCAAAATAAGGAAATAATGCAGCATACCTCGATATGAGTTGAATTTGTCATGGGGAAGTCGTTGATGCCAGAGGGGCACATAAAAGACTAGAACCATGAAATGAAAGCGAGAGGCAATTAGTTTGTGAGTATATCTGCTGGTTAAAAGGAGGAAAAGGAGCATGGCCCAACCCCTAATTAGCAGGAACCTCCAAACAATGGACTTGCTGCGCTGCCTGGTACTACTATTGTCCTAATGTTCTATTGTGCATGCTTAGCTTCCTTGTGAAAACAAGGAACCAGGAACAGAGACTGAAATGATGTCGAAAGCCCAGTGCTTATAGGTTACAACTACAACATGTTGAAGTTTCAGTGCTGTCTGGAAGCTGAGAAACAAACCTTGAGTCCTAAAACGCCTGCATTTAGGAGACTCTCTAAAGCACTTGGGTTGAAGGCGTTCTCTGGCACAAGGCCTCCCCAGAACCCTGTATAAGAGTAGCACACGCAGGAGTCAGATTTTGTACGGTGTCTCAATTTGGAAAACCAGAAATAAGAAAACCTTTGGTTTCAGTGTTTCAGTCGGTCAACTTACCCACATCAACATATAGCTTATCTTGAGCTGCTTCCAGCTGAAATTCAGTCATGCAATGGCAGTGTCAATGACAGACATGAAGCAGAGTAGCAACGGTGTATGGTACTTGCAACTGACAGAGAAACCTTACCTTCATTTTGAGAGTTTCTTCAGAGACTGTTGACGGGAAGCTGTTGAGTGGCATATCCACCAACGTCGTTATCCCACCTGAAACAAAAATGACCCACACGATTTATACAAGAAATTAAACTTGCTGTTAAAGAGAAACTATGCATTGTAAACTTGTTATTTGCTCTGCTTGCTCTTGACTGAGAGAGCCTGAGGCCATGCCCATGCTCCATAAGGGTGTACATACAGGTGCACGATGACCCCTGCCATAACTATACTGTAGACTGTAGTGTTAAGTAGTAACCAGTTAGCTGTGGGCTGAAGTGAATTTGCACCTGCCGCAGCTGCTCTTGTACCGGTGGAGAAGCCCTCCCACTCGGCACGTCCAGGCTCGTCGAGATGGGCATGCCTGAAGAAATCAATTAATCATCAGGACCATCAATCAAACAGCGGGTAAAAAGAAATTAAAACTGGAAGAGTTAGAGAAAGCATCGCTGCTGACAACAACATCTTGGCCATGCCTAATCTCCCTCCATCAGTTGATCATTATTCAGTTAGGCAGGTTAATAGTAGTATTAAGTTTAAGTATGACTATGAGATGAGATGCTTACACGTCGATGAGGCCGGGCATGATGACGGCGTCCCCGTAGTCCAGGAGCGGCCGGCGGAGCACGAAGCTCCGGTAGTCCCCGACGGCGATGGCGTTGATGAGCCCTCCTTTGACCTCCACTGCAGGCACCAATCAATCAACCACGCAACAACCATCGGCATCAGAGAGCTCCAAGCCACAACTCTCAACCGCATGCTCTAGCCGTCGGCTTCCACTTGCGCCCGCAGGCCTCAGTGGCAGCGTCGAACAACGATGGCGAGGAAGGGAGGGCGGATATGACATGGAACGGTCACCGTAGTACGTACCTGCGGCGGGGCCGACGCGGCCGAGCGTGACGACGCGGTCGCTGGCGATCCAGAAGTGGTCGTGCGGGAGGAGGCTGCACCCTTCGCCGCCCAAGCTCTGCAGCAACAGGAGACGCGCACGGCTTCAGCTgtcatgccgccgccgccacagatTCGATACGACGGGGACAGAGAGAGATGGAACAGAGAAGAGACACAAGGAACGAAAAACAAACAGAAATCGCTGTCAGGATGGAATATAATCCCGGGGACCTTGGAGAAGGGCGCGCGGTAGAGGAGCACGGCCgcgagcgccgccgccaccgcgagcACGGACACGAACCGTCCCTTGGCCGACGCCACCATGGTTTGCCCTGCACGGCTGCGCCTCCCTTGTCCTGTTCCTCCGCGCAGTCGAGTGAGTTGCGTCCCTTTCTGGATTCTGTTCTGCCCGTGGGTGGGATCCTGCGCTCGGCTAGTCTAGTGGCTTGGCGGCTCCTGGCTCCTGCTGAGGTGGAACCGTGGACGCGGGGGGGCACCCGGTGGTCGCGTGGATCCGGAGCACCCAACCCGTGGGCTCGTGGATTCCTGTGGGCCCGGGATGTCGGTGGGACGTCCCGTGGCGTGTTCCACTGGACCGGGCGCGCCCCTGTGGGCCAAGGTAGTCCTGTCACGCTGTGTGGCTTGTGGGGTCGCCATCCAAGTGGGTTGAACCTTTGGGAATCTCTGCGGCCTTTTGCGAAAATCGGAAGTTCGaggttcttgttttttttttttcctttctttggAGCAATAAATTGGAGATTCTTTGTTTAGTCCGTGCGGGGCGGTTGGGGACGCGTCAGTGAGTGTGACGCGGGCTTTCGATTTGGGAGGGTCGCCATTGGCTGCTCCCGCTCCCAACCGGCGCTTGACGAGGATTGCAGCCGCCTCGCCGACTCCACGTCCACAACCACTTGtgtttacactctacagagatgATGAGATTATATTAAGGATAAATTACAGCCACGACTTTTTCTACCACCAGACCAAAACGCTAGTAGTAGTAGCTCTACCATAAAGTAAAACCGTGACGCACGTTGATGCGTGCCCGAGGGAGGAAAACGGGGGGCACCGTGTGTGTAGCTTGGATTACGTGCTGCGCTGCGCCACTTGCTTTCTTTTTTTTCCCCATGGATACAGATTCACGTCGCGCCAGATGCCCAGATTCCTCGTGCACTGTCACGTcgcacacaacacaacacaagctGTGCTTACCTACTAGGCCTAACAAAAAAACATCGAGCCTACTTGCTCCCTCTGTCTTAAAATAAttgttatttttgttttttgatAAATAATTTTAATtgattttatataaaaatatattaatatttatagtacataattaatattattaTTTAGATCGTTGAATcagttttcataataaatttatttaaagataaaagtatTGCACGTATTTCTAtaaaatttagtcaaatttatGATATAAAAACTTAAAATGATATTtaatttaggacggagggagtactgccCAGTGTGCGTCAATACAGAGGTGCTTTGATAGTAGGGCTAAAAAAAAAAGCCCACCTATACGTTTCGCACTACACACGTCACGATATAAAATATAAAGAGAGATTCCTGTGACACAAAAGACTACTGTGTATTATTATATACGCCACGCCTCTCCGTGTCGCATCCAACATGCCGTCCTAATTTATTTTACTTTTGTATGTAGTTTGAGCGTGCATGCGGCTCGTGTTCGCTCAAAAAACATGTAGGGGGGCTATTATATATAAATTTAAACGAAGGTAATTAACAAACCTAGTGTTATGTGGAAGTATACcgaaaacattaaacatgttgctCAATGAAAAGTAGCCTCGAAATTAAATACATGACACGCTATGCGGTCGGTACTTATTTTTCATTTGCTTGGCATCTTTGCAAATTAATTAAGGGGGCACACACGTAAACACAAGAGATGGATGCATGTGTTCCGGCAGAAGTTCCGCCTCTTCGAACTTATTATAGGTTGTTAGTAGGTCGTGTTTGGATTTTACGTATAGTATAAAGTTTAGCTAGTTCTCGAGACTATAAACAGATGATATACATTATTGTCTAAAGTTTAATCAATCTAGGGAAATATTAGTTCATAAGACCATACAAGTGTGCTAAAGTGGTCTAGTAAAGCTTAGTAAtcaactaaactttagaccat contains:
- the LOC136534615 gene encoding uncharacterized protein, with the protein product MVASAKGRFVSVLAVAAALAAVLLYRAPFSKSLGGEGCSLLPHDHFWIASDRVVTLGRVGPAAVEVKGGLINAIAVGDYRSFVLRRPLLDYGDAVIMPGLIDVHAHLDEPGRAEWEGFSTGTRAAAAGGITTLVDMPLNSFPSTVSEETLKMKLEAAQDKLYVDVGFWGGLVPENAFNPSALESLLNAGVLGLKSFMCPSGINDFPMTNSTHIEEGLVTLAKYKRPLLIHAERIPEAEDDDVQEDELDPRSYMTYLKSRPPSWEEAAIRDLHRAMKDTESGGRSEGAHIHIVHLSDAKTSLELMKDAKRSGASLSIETCPHYLAFSSEEVPDGDTRFKCSPPIRDDTNRENLWKALLDGHIDMLSSDHSPSTPDLKLMEEGNFLRAWGGISSLQFVLPVTWSYGRKYGITLNQLASWWSEKPAKLAGQKNKGAILPGYHADIVVWKPETEFQLDDNHAIYHKHQNISAYLGKQLSGKVLSTFVRGNLVFAEDKHANVACGVPILAKWIQSCHWGSSPSVWTSLRHRKRKRHPLPPSMAATGKLTLLLPVTLSSRSSHRTRGFMQNPRRQPPQRLTAAATETSSYNLPSRSSPETPEARQIRLETESALEWGGVCGRLVHFASTAAGRAACEGGRVPVGRSREESERLLDQTAAAVLLPTPLDFGGVEDVSALVAAAAAGRALAVRELCAVGRSIRAVQAVFDQLRRLADDMPDGRYSSLVDILQGCDFLTELVQWIEFCLDSTLSLVLDRASKKLEIIRRERRRNIEMLESLLKDTAAKIFQAGGIDSPLVTKRRSRMCVGVKASHKHLVPGGIVLSSSGSGATYFMEPRDAVELNNREVKLSGDERAEELAILSLLTSMIADSKLKIRNLMDKVLELDLACARGSYARWTNGVKPTFTDSYTISQSDQCTDYSVYIEGIRHPLLLEQSLMAEESTTEAPEMPVPLDMWVKKDARIVVISGPNTGGKTATMKTLGLSSLMSKAGMFFPAKGSPRIPWFDQVLADIGDHQSLEHSLSTFSGHISRLRSIVEIVSKDSLVLIDEIGSGTDPSEGVALSTSILKYLASKVNLAIVTTHYADLSRLQSVDNRFDNAAMEFCVETLQPTYRILWGSTGNSNALSIAKSIGFDQKVLDRAQEWVEKLLPDKQKERQGLLYDSLLDEKKLLESQANKAASVLSQVEGLYNEIRLEADDLESRVAALRTRETQKVQQELKVVKSQMDTIIKNFEAQLKNSKLEQYNSLLRKAEAATASVVAAHQPSEITFDDDENQSSFVPQIGDKVYIQGLGGGMMATVVETFGEDESCMVQYGKIKVRVKRSKIKLVQRGTNNDATTSSSVKAKGQTPKQRSATTDGGGSVSFGPAVQTSKNTVDLRGKRVSEAAYELRMAIDACRPYQVLFVVHGMGTGAVKDCAIDVLRNHPRVAKFEDESPLNYGCTVAYIQ